Proteins encoded within one genomic window of Leptolyngbya sp. SIO1E4:
- a CDS encoding DUF1016 family protein, whose amino-acid sequence MPRQNALFPEEKYTAFLSDLKQRIRTAQIKAALAVNREVILLYWQIGRDILSRQNVEGWGSKVIKRLSQDLKQAFPEIKGFSPRNLAYMRAFAEAYPEDEIVQRSAAQIPWRHNQLLLDKLKTLEERLWYAQQSHENGWSRDVLALQIDSNLYGRQGGAITNFGRTLPPPQSDLAQQLIKDPYHFDFLTVGRNVQERELEKALVERMREFLLELGIGFAFMGSQYPLQVDGEDYYIDLLFYHVQLRCYVVIDLKVTPFKPEYTGKMNFYVSAVDDMLRHADDSPTIGIILCRSKNKTTAEYALRNISTPIAITTHQLPQNLQANLPSVEQLETQLQTVVAELESEKARSLEEE is encoded by the coding sequence ATGCCCCGTCAAAACGCTCTATTTCCGGAAGAGAAATATACGGCTTTTCTGAGTGATCTGAAGCAGCGGATTCGAACTGCTCAGATTAAGGCGGCGCTGGCTGTTAACCGAGAAGTTATCCTGCTTTACTGGCAAATTGGTCGAGATATTCTGAGTCGGCAGAATGTGGAAGGTTGGGGTAGCAAGGTCATTAAACGCCTGTCCCAAGATTTGAAGCAGGCGTTCCCAGAAATTAAGGGATTTTCACCCCGAAACCTGGCTTACATGAGGGCTTTTGCCGAGGCATATCCTGAAGATGAAATTGTGCAGCGTAGCGCTGCACAAATACCGTGGCGACATAATCAATTACTGCTAGACAAGCTGAAGACCCTGGAAGAGCGGCTGTGGTATGCACAACAATCCCACGAAAATGGCTGGAGTCGCGACGTACTAGCGCTGCAGATTGATTCGAACTTGTACGGACGGCAGGGTGGGGCCATTACTAACTTTGGTCGCACCCTGCCCCCGCCACAGTCTGATCTGGCACAACAGCTCATCAAAGATCCCTACCACTTTGACTTTTTGACCGTTGGTCGCAATGTACAAGAGCGGGAGCTAGAGAAGGCGTTGGTCGAACGAATGCGAGAGTTCTTGCTGGAGCTAGGGATTGGGTTTGCTTTTATGGGTAGTCAGTACCCGTTGCAGGTGGATGGTGAAGACTATTATATTGACTTGCTGTTTTACCATGTCCAATTACGCTGCTATGTGGTGATTGATCTCAAAGTGACCCCGTTTAAGCCGGAATACACTGGCAAGATGAATTTCTATGTGTCAGCGGTTGATGACATGCTGCGTCATGCTGATGACAGCCCTACAATTGGTATCATTCTGTGCCGTTCTAAGAATAAAACTACGGCTGAGTACGCTTTGCGAAACATCTCTACGCCGATCGCCATTACGACGCATCAATTGCCGCAGAACTTGCAGGCAAACCTTCCCTCTGTGGAGCAACTGGAAACCCAGCTACAGACAGTTGTCGCGGAACTAGAGAGTGAAAAGGCAAGATCCTTAGAAGAGGAATAA
- a CDS encoding ParA family protein, giving the protein MPQRRIAIMSNSGGVGKTTLTVNLAYQLARLQKRVAVFGCDPNGSLTLFCGLEDPPDANNTLDYVLRQEFTGDYPLFPTWADHLNSIDACLGGLVLTETAQRLVLSKRGEYLLADKLEDYPLPHDVIIFDCPGTIEQIHTVALAASTHILLTLKPEDKDIDALAKLLNWIYETRQELRLRPKPEILGVVPNGFKDRAMHRDNLGLSKLEGIESLPDILKQLNIPMFPVIKDNAYIANAAAAGLPLGIYRSGESINEIYRKIAIAVLEANGGDE; this is encoded by the coding sequence ATGCCTCAACGTCGCATTGCCATCATGTCCAACAGCGGTGGAGTTGGGAAAACAACTCTCACAGTTAATCTCGCCTATCAACTGGCGCGGCTCCAAAAGCGGGTGGCGGTTTTTGGGTGTGATCCCAACGGCTCTCTCACACTCTTTTGTGGCCTCGAAGATCCACCTGATGCTAATAACACCCTCGACTATGTTCTCCGTCAGGAATTTACAGGGGATTACCCCCTTTTCCCCACTTGGGCGGATCACCTCAACAGTATTGATGCTTGTCTAGGTGGTCTTGTGCTGACTGAAACAGCTCAGCGTTTGGTTTTGAGTAAACGGGGAGAATACTTGCTCGCTGATAAGTTAGAAGATTATCCTTTGCCCCATGATGTGATTATTTTTGATTGTCCCGGTACTATCGAGCAGATTCACACCGTTGCCCTGGCAGCTTCTACCCATATTCTCTTAACCCTCAAACCTGAGGACAAAGACATTGATGCCTTGGCCAAACTACTCAACTGGATTTATGAAACCCGTCAAGAACTGCGGCTACGACCCAAACCAGAGATTTTAGGCGTAGTTCCGAATGGCTTCAAGGATCGAGCGATGCACCGCGATAACCTGGGTCTTTCTAAACTTGAGGGTATCGAAAGCCTGCCTGACATTCTTAAACAACTCAATATTCCGATGTTTCCGGTCATCAAAGACAACGCCTACATTGCGAATGCTGCAGCTGCTGGGTTGCCGTTAGGCATTTATCGGTCTGGTGAATCTATCAATGAAATTTATCGCAAGATTGCGATCGCAGTTCTAGAGGCTAATGGGGGAGACGAGTAA
- a CDS encoding ParB/RepB/Spo0J family partition protein, giving the protein MARHSRRPMSTMFNQAVGAQKEEEIAHLKAEIERLQTTTTTTHRDPGFTRLNVSQIVALRLPENLKQPRRYFDPVKIAKLRDSIQKHNGVLEPILVRPTADGLYETISGERRWRCCVDLNIETIPAMITEMDDETALEVALIAHLLSEDISAVEETDSIMGLLMLRLQMPFEAVKQFLIAVKNYQTRGDRSEIAEDNIEKVGIAEAILEEFDLKVGSFVSNRLPLLNLATVILEAVRSGQISPTSATLINRAPVDLHEHLLKLGKDMTKAELQETIAKIKVERGLHTTAKGSRSRDNSGIINLFPTYDHINSQLKLIRKKKKLLADQRVQICLNKMDKTIQEIEAIAQEKGIKL; this is encoded by the coding sequence ATGGCACGCCATAGTAGAAGACCCATGAGTACGATGTTCAATCAGGCTGTTGGGGCCCAGAAAGAGGAAGAAATAGCCCATCTCAAGGCTGAAATTGAGCGTCTTCAGACCACTACAACCACGACTCATCGTGACCCAGGGTTTACTCGGCTGAACGTCAGCCAAATCGTAGCGTTGCGTCTGCCTGAAAATCTGAAACAGCCAAGACGCTATTTTGACCCTGTAAAAATAGCAAAGCTGCGGGACTCAATCCAAAAACATAACGGCGTATTAGAACCCATTCTCGTTCGCCCTACTGCAGATGGGCTTTATGAAACCATCAGTGGTGAGCGTCGTTGGCGATGTTGCGTTGATCTCAACATTGAGACGATTCCAGCAATGATTACGGAGATGGACGATGAAACCGCTTTAGAGGTCGCGCTAATTGCCCATCTCCTGAGTGAAGACATTAGTGCAGTTGAGGAAACCGACTCAATTATGGGACTGTTGATGTTACGCTTACAAATGCCCTTTGAAGCCGTCAAGCAGTTCTTAATTGCCGTTAAAAATTATCAGACACGGGGCGATCGCTCAGAGATTGCTGAAGATAACATCGAGAAAGTCGGCATCGCTGAAGCAATCTTGGAAGAGTTTGATCTTAAAGTTGGGAGCTTTGTTTCAAATCGGCTTCCGCTCCTCAATCTAGCCACTGTCATTTTAGAGGCGGTCCGTTCAGGGCAAATCAGCCCAACCAGCGCCACGCTCATCAATCGGGCTCCGGTTGATCTTCACGAGCACCTGCTAAAACTTGGGAAAGACATGACCAAAGCCGAACTGCAGGAAACTATTGCCAAAATCAAGGTGGAAAGAGGCCTCCACACCACCGCCAAAGGCTCCCGCAGTCGTGATAATTCTGGAATTATCAACTTGTTTCCCACCTACGATCACATCAACAGTCAGCTAAAGCTAATCCGCAAAAAGAAGAAACTCTTAGCGGATCAAAGAGTACAAATTTGCCTTAATAAGATGGATAAAACTATTCAAGAAATTGAGGCCATCGCCCAAGAGAAAGGGATCAAGCTCTAG